In Pseudomonadota bacterium, the following proteins share a genomic window:
- a CDS encoding 1-acyl-sn-glycerol-3-phosphate acyltransferase, with protein MGMASDASSNGSGGAHPPPDVHHPPPSPPPTRYPKWPFHPLVVLLRRFIHFVVFFPFLRWLNPLYVHGRENLEGHRGPFIFVANHASHADIPALMRAMPAVIRRRMTAAAAADYFFTSWYRELAACLICNAFPFPRKGRAGIERALWLLEHGWHIMLFPEGTRSLDGTIKPFKPGVGLLAGESGATVIPVALLGMRRVMPKGNPLPRRASVEVRIGPPMHFSHDEDPVAITRKIEDTIRELASPDGIDLVRGRVRKR; from the coding sequence ATGGGCATGGCCAGCGATGCAAGCAGCAACGGTTCAGGCGGCGCTCACCCTCCGCCGGACGTTCATCACCCCCCACCGTCGCCCCCCCCGACCCGCTATCCCAAGTGGCCGTTTCACCCGTTGGTGGTGCTGCTGCGACGGTTCATCCACTTTGTGGTGTTCTTCCCGTTCCTCCGCTGGCTCAATCCGCTCTACGTGCACGGCCGCGAGAACCTCGAGGGCCATCGAGGCCCGTTCATCTTCGTGGCCAACCACGCAAGCCATGCCGACATCCCCGCGCTCATGCGCGCCATGCCCGCGGTCATCCGCAGGCGCATGACCGCGGCCGCGGCGGCCGACTACTTCTTCACGAGCTGGTACCGCGAGCTCGCGGCCTGCCTCATCTGCAACGCCTTCCCGTTCCCACGAAAGGGGCGCGCGGGCATCGAGCGCGCGCTCTGGCTCCTCGAGCACGGCTGGCACATCATGCTCTTCCCCGAGGGAACCCGCTCCCTCGACGGCACCATCAAGCCGTTCAAGCCAGGGGTGGGGCTCCTCGCCGGCGAGAGCGGCGCCACCGTGATCCCGGTGGCCCTCCTGGGCATGCGGCGCGTGATGCCCAAGGGCAACCCGCTTCCTCGGCGCGCTTCGGTCGAGGTGCGCATCGGCCCGCCCATGCACTTCAGTCACGACGAAGACCCCGTGGCCATCACCCGCAAGATCGAAGAC